A window from Comamonas odontotermitis encodes these proteins:
- a CDS encoding amino acid ABC transporter substrate-binding protein: MTQINYTVARLAMAAAMTCAAAGAMAQSAPTLDKIKSTGAITLGYRESSFGFSYLDANLKPVGYSMDICYKILDAVKAKLGLTDLKVGYQAVTSGNRIPLVQNGTVDLECGSTTNLVERQKLVAFSPDIFRYNVRMLVKKDSGIKGIADLQGKAVATTTGTTSFRLLRQADKASNLEITNVPGKDHTDSFLLVQGGKAQAFVLDDILLAGQIANARDPQNYEIVGESLRTENQALMLRNDDPAFKKLVDDTVAGMMKSGEMEKLYNKWFMSPIAPKGININYPLNAETRDAFEHPTSKGI, from the coding sequence ATGACGCAAATCAATTACACCGTGGCACGCCTGGCGATGGCTGCCGCGATGACGTGCGCCGCTGCCGGTGCCATGGCGCAGAGCGCGCCCACGCTGGACAAGATCAAGAGCACCGGAGCCATCACCCTGGGGTACCGCGAGTCGTCGTTCGGCTTTTCGTACCTGGACGCGAATTTGAAGCCCGTGGGCTACAGCATGGACATCTGCTACAAGATTCTGGACGCGGTCAAGGCCAAGCTGGGCTTGACCGACCTCAAGGTGGGTTACCAGGCTGTGACCTCGGGCAACCGCATTCCGCTGGTGCAGAACGGCACGGTCGATCTGGAATGCGGCTCCACCACCAATCTGGTGGAGCGCCAGAAGCTGGTGGCGTTTTCGCCGGATATCTTCCGCTACAACGTGCGCATGCTGGTGAAGAAGGATTCGGGCATCAAGGGCATTGCCGATCTGCAGGGCAAGGCGGTGGCCACCACCACGGGCACGACCTCGTTCCGCTTGTTGCGCCAGGCCGACAAGGCCAGCAACCTGGAGATCACCAATGTGCCGGGCAAGGACCATACCGATTCCTTCCTGCTGGTGCAGGGCGGCAAGGCCCAGGCCTTTGTGCTGGACGATATTCTGCTGGCAGGCCAGATTGCCAACGCACGCGATCCGCAGAACTACGAGATCGTCGGCGAGAGCCTGCGCACCGAAAACCAGGCGCTGATGCTGCGCAACGACGACCCGGCCTTCAAGAAGCTGGTGGACGATACCGTGGCGGGCATGATGAAGTCCGGCGAGATGGAAAAGCTCTACAACAAGTGGTTCATGTCGCCCATTGCGCCCAAGGGCATCAACATCAACTACCCGCTGAATGCGGAGACGCGCGATGCGTTCGAGCATCCAACGTCTAAAGGCATCTGA
- a CDS encoding 5-formyltetrahydrofolate cyclo-ligase: MDKKAVRQALIEKRLNMPNRLERAEQLQQVLRFWLTEREDTVIGAYWPIKGEFDPLPALHRWKEDGALMDEPLLRRIGLPVVNKQHKTLTFHAWYPGCPMELDAYDIPKPQNTELVVPTLLFVPCVGYGPGGYRLGYGGGFYDRTLAALEPRPFTVGLGFTDGFVDDFEPEPHDLPLDAILNDNGVVWPV, translated from the coding sequence ATGGATAAAAAAGCCGTGCGTCAGGCGCTGATCGAAAAACGCCTGAATATGCCCAACCGCCTGGAGCGCGCCGAGCAACTGCAGCAGGTGCTGCGTTTCTGGCTCACCGAGCGAGAAGATACCGTCATTGGTGCGTACTGGCCGATCAAGGGCGAGTTCGACCCGCTGCCCGCCCTGCACCGCTGGAAGGAAGACGGTGCGCTGATGGACGAGCCGCTGCTGCGCCGCATCGGCCTGCCCGTGGTCAACAAGCAGCACAAGACCCTCACCTTCCATGCCTGGTACCCCGGCTGCCCGATGGAGCTGGACGCCTACGACATTCCCAAGCCACAGAACACCGAACTGGTGGTGCCGACCTTGCTGTTCGTACCCTGCGTGGGCTATGGGCCGGGCGGCTACCGCCTGGGTTACGGCGGCGGTTTTTACGACCGCACCCTGGCTGCGCTGGAGCCTCGGCCGTTCACCGTGGGCCTGGGCTTTACCGACGGCTTTGTCGACGACTTCGAGCCCGAGCCGCATGATCTGCCGCTCGACGCGATCCTGAACGACAATGGCGTCGTCTGGCCGGTGTGA
- a CDS encoding glutathione S-transferase family protein codes for MLQLYIGNKNYSSWSMRAWVLLRQAGIPFDEQYVRFDSFDSQSEFKRTMATVSPTGTVPLLRDGDVTVWDSLAIAEYVAEQFPDKALWPKDKAARAAARSICAEMHGGFTALRGACPMNIEADLAEVGKIVWRDNAGVRKNVERLCSMWSHLLAQHGGPLLFDQFSVADAYFAPVCMRLKTYQLPVPGEIAAYVERVHQLPGVKAWIDGALAEKDFVPMDEPYRAER; via the coding sequence ATGCTGCAGCTCTACATCGGCAACAAAAACTACTCCTCCTGGTCCATGCGCGCCTGGGTGCTGCTGCGCCAGGCGGGCATTCCCTTCGACGAGCAATACGTGCGCTTCGACAGTTTCGACAGCCAGTCCGAGTTCAAGCGCACCATGGCCACCGTCAGCCCCACGGGCACCGTGCCGCTGCTGCGCGATGGTGACGTCACCGTCTGGGACAGTCTGGCCATCGCCGAATACGTGGCCGAGCAGTTTCCAGACAAGGCACTGTGGCCCAAGGACAAGGCCGCCCGCGCCGCTGCCCGCAGCATCTGCGCCGAAATGCACGGCGGCTTCACCGCCCTGCGCGGCGCCTGCCCGATGAACATCGAAGCCGATCTGGCCGAAGTGGGCAAGATCGTCTGGCGCGACAACGCTGGCGTGCGCAAGAACGTGGAACGCCTGTGCAGCATGTGGAGCCACCTGCTGGCCCAGCATGGCGGCCCCCTGTTGTTTGACCAGTTCAGTGTTGCCGACGCCTATTTCGCGCCCGTCTGCATGCGCCTGAAAACCTACCAGCTGCCCGTGCCCGGGGAGATCGCCGCCTACGTCGAACGCGTGCACCAATTGCCCGGCGTCAAGGCATGGATCGACGGTGCCCTGGCAGAAAAGGATTTCGTGCCGATGGACGAGCCCTACCGCGCCGAGCGTTGA
- a CDS encoding MarR family winged helix-turn-helix transcriptional regulator, whose product MSFDSRLERILAGKPQSLVDAVASTRLLKHTAALLEQRMDTALAPLGLHMREYLALYLLSDSAHEPISPSTLSISLDATRTQVTRLLDSLETKALAVRTADVQDRRALQLALTERGTHLLEQAIPLVQAVHLQTWAVLGEDGTGAMRQQLRKVLAGLETGIADDAHKKKAASARSARASTSKNIARTDDPAAP is encoded by the coding sequence ATGAGCTTCGATTCCCGACTTGAGCGCATTCTGGCTGGCAAGCCGCAGTCCCTGGTGGACGCGGTTGCATCCACCCGGCTCCTGAAGCACACCGCCGCCCTGCTGGAGCAGCGCATGGATACCGCGCTGGCGCCGCTGGGCCTGCACATGCGCGAGTATCTGGCGCTGTACCTGCTCTCGGACAGCGCGCACGAACCCATCAGCCCCTCCACCCTCAGCATATCGCTGGACGCCACGCGCACCCAGGTCACCCGCCTGCTCGACAGCCTGGAAACCAAGGCGCTGGCCGTGCGCACCGCAGACGTGCAGGACCGCCGCGCACTGCAGCTGGCGCTGACCGAACGCGGCACCCACCTGCTGGAGCAGGCCATTCCGCTGGTACAAGCCGTGCATCTGCAGACCTGGGCCGTGCTGGGCGAGGACGGTACGGGCGCCATGCGCCAGCAATTGCGCAAGGTGCTCGCTGGCCTGGAAACCGGCATTGCCGATGATGCCCATAAGAAAAAGGCCGCCAGCGCCCGCTCTGCGCGCGCCAGCACATCAAAAAACATAGCACGCACCGACGATCCGGCAGCGCCATGA
- a CDS encoding MFS transporter: MTAARQHGWARSVHLAHWKHWEKQRLLMLLLGGLVGMEFLENGMFVFGSSHILGGIGAAPREFAQVQAAYAVGSMLMIALQQWLSRHFGYRNYLLLALLLFGLGDVASASANSLAQITTARLVQGMGGGAFFISTRVLIPMMFGVQQRPQATRIYMLMIFAVGAIAPLGAAWLVENWGWRWVFWSVLPLSTLMALGVYSLLPAALGKSEQPVRWSITPLLLFVLAIGCVQWSFSEARYALFDRPEHLALLVLAGVLLLGLFGLHQWRHDEPLLHLRDLTSPGFLAGLTLYAVYYFVVNFSNYLFPQYAERGLGIPLITTGWLNSFSALTSLVVAVVYIRYSAAIANKRALMMAGCLTMAAAAWWMSRLPPDAPAAALYGALAIKGCFGVLMVLPVAALTWRALDARHFAKGYQSKNILRQMTASLASAVAAVALQDSKFAQYSDLASRLTPGNSTAVQWLDTTANTLQHHGMVAQQARHAALEMLAQMVDHQAFFMACQQLYQWLAAVAAVTAVIVVVQRKLR, translated from the coding sequence ATGACCGCCGCCCGCCAGCACGGCTGGGCGCGCAGCGTTCACTTGGCGCATTGGAAGCATTGGGAAAAGCAGCGGCTGCTGATGCTCCTGCTTGGCGGCCTGGTGGGCATGGAGTTTCTCGAAAACGGCATGTTCGTCTTCGGCTCCAGCCACATTCTGGGCGGCATCGGCGCCGCGCCGCGCGAGTTTGCCCAGGTACAGGCCGCCTACGCCGTCGGCAGCATGCTGATGATTGCGCTGCAGCAATGGCTCTCGCGCCACTTTGGCTACCGCAACTACCTGCTGCTGGCGCTGTTGCTGTTCGGCCTGGGCGATGTGGCCTCGGCCAGCGCCAATTCGCTGGCGCAGATCACCACCGCGCGCCTGGTGCAGGGCATGGGTGGCGGCGCCTTCTTCATCAGCACGCGGGTGCTGATTCCGATGATGTTCGGCGTGCAGCAACGCCCGCAGGCCACGCGCATCTACATGCTGATGATCTTTGCCGTGGGTGCCATAGCACCGCTGGGCGCCGCCTGGCTGGTGGAGAACTGGGGCTGGCGCTGGGTGTTCTGGAGCGTGCTGCCGCTGTCCACGTTGATGGCGCTGGGCGTTTACAGCCTGCTGCCTGCCGCCCTGGGAAAAAGCGAGCAGCCCGTGCGCTGGAGCATCACGCCGCTCCTGCTCTTTGTGCTGGCCATCGGCTGTGTGCAGTGGAGCTTTTCGGAGGCGCGCTATGCCCTGTTCGACCGCCCCGAGCATCTGGCGCTGCTGGTACTCGCCGGCGTGCTGCTGCTGGGCCTGTTCGGCCTGCACCAGTGGCGGCACGACGAGCCGCTTTTGCACCTGCGCGACCTCACCAGCCCCGGCTTTCTGGCGGGCCTCACGCTCTACGCGGTGTACTACTTTGTCGTCAACTTCAGCAACTACCTGTTTCCCCAGTATGCCGAGCGGGGCCTGGGCATTCCGCTGATCACCACCGGCTGGCTCAACAGCTTCTCGGCGCTCACCAGCCTGGTGGTGGCGGTGGTCTACATCCGCTACAGCGCCGCCATTGCCAACAAGCGCGCGCTGATGATGGCCGGGTGCCTGACCATGGCCGCCGCCGCGTGGTGGATGAGCCGCCTGCCGCCAGACGCGCCCGCCGCCGCGCTGTACGGCGCCCTCGCCATCAAGGGCTGCTTTGGCGTGCTGATGGTGCTGCCCGTGGCGGCGCTCACCTGGCGGGCGCTCGACGCCCGGCATTTTGCCAAGGGCTACCAGAGCAAGAACATCCTGCGCCAGATGACCGCCTCGCTGGCATCGGCCGTGGCCGCCGTTGCGCTGCAGGACAGCAAGTTCGCCCAGTATTCCGACCTTGCCAGCCGCCTCACCCCAGGCAACAGCACGGCGGTGCAGTGGCTCGACACCACGGCCAACACCCTGCAGCACCACGGCATGGTTGCCCAGCAGGCCCGGCACGCGGCGCTGGAGATGCTGGCCCAGATGGTGGACCACCAGGCCTTCTTCATGGCCTGCCAGCAGCTGTACCAGTGGCTGGCAGCGGTCGCTGCCGTCACGGCGGTTATTGTCGTGGTGCAGCGGAAGTTGCGTTGA